A window of the Salvelinus fontinalis isolate EN_2023a chromosome 26, ASM2944872v1, whole genome shotgun sequence genome harbors these coding sequences:
- the LOC129823992 gene encoding deubiquitinating protein VCPIP1-like yields the protein MSLLQGSKKKDKRILSGTCPDPKCQARLFFPAYGSISIECTECGQRHEQNNLLNVEEVTDPDVVLHNLLRNALLGVTGAPKKGTELVKVMGLSNYHCKLLSPILTRYGMDKQTGKAKLLREMNQGEMFDCSLLGDRAFLIEHEHVSTVGYGKDRSGSLIYLHDTLEEIKKANSNKECLIPVHVDGDGHCLVHAVSRALVGRELFWHALRENLKQNFKQNLDRYKALFQDFIDAAEWEDIINECDPLFIPPEGVPLGLRNIHIFGLANVLHRPIILLDSLSGMRSSGDYSATFLPGLVPEEQCKGKDGKFNKPICIAWSSSGRNHYIPLVGIKNTLLPKLPPRLLPKAWGVPQELIKKYINLEQDGSCVIAGDRSLQDKYVMRLVNAMEEIFMEKHGIHPSLVADVHQYVYRRTGMIGVQPEEVTEAAKKSVMENRLHRCLICNALSELHVLPEWLAPSGKLYNLAKSTHGQLRPDKNYSFPLNNVVCSYDPEKDILIPDYKLSTLNTCNWCHGTSVRHIHGNGSVVYLDGDRTNTRSQGGKCGCGFKHYWEGKEYDNLPEAFPITLEWGGRVVRETVYWFQYEVEVTLNSNVYDVAMKLVTKHFPGEFGSELLVQKVVNTILHHTAKKNPDEYNPVSIDGAHAQRLTDVVETQQAVDTQPPTKIILTGQKSKTIHKEELTMSKAERSLQQSISEQALVTQKRRTDRLKQEQKGVQGHGRPSSPSAAQEPSSSAPATPTKSSFSPTSSKEKKIRVTTSDGRQAMLTLQAQTTFSELQRSIANEFIVSPAQQCIRHGFPPKELLPPKDGEENEPVALQHGDRVTVEILRGPEDHKVSAPSASSSHSSLHSLHSVKSDDPVTSSRMNTSRELQDNIDLEMSSLCLLATLMGEEVWSYAKKLPHLFQQGGVFFNIVKKDMGLMDGKHCTLPHLTGKTFVYNAAEECLELCVDAAGHFPVGPDVEDLVKEALVQLRSEAASRSREGSPSHSLLRLGSGGVVRKKEQLQSVNAFQGKGHSLGSAPGGSHPEHKPITRQHSSGVDLSSSVSKGPDLSDISEDATKELVRMAPGFVTMKDSRHLDPSMIEEQRKKLQEMVSSIQASMDRHLREQSNAGAGTGGPAERTSGAKMSASQSAPEVGDQEASSMDVSTAGAHGTPVKAGNKPDGKDAGSEELEEMDSQDAEHTNALEPMDHS from the exons ATGTCGTTGCTACAAGGCTCAAAGAAAAAGGACAAGCGTATTTTGTCCGGTACCTGCCCAGACCCGAAATGCCAGGCGAGGCTATTCTTCCCTGCTTACGGCTCGATCAGCATTGAATGCACTGAATGTGGCCAACGCCACGAACAGAATAATCTTTTAAACGTGGAAGAAGTAACTGATCCAGACGTTGTACTGCACAATTTGTTAAGAAATGCCCTACTCGGTGTCACTGGAGCCCCAAAGAAGGGAACCGAGCTGGTGAAAGTGATGGGGCTTTCCAACTACCATTGCAAGCTTCTCTCTCCTATTCTCACAAGGTATGGAATGGATAAGCAGACGGGAAAAGCGAAACTGCTGAGGGAAATGAATCAAGGAGAGATGTTCGACTGCTCACTTCTAGGTGATCGGGCGTTTCTAATCGAACATGAGCATGTATCTACAGTTGGCTATGGCAAGGACAGATCCGGGAGCCTGATATACCTTCACGACACTTTGGAGGAGATTAAGAAAGCTAACAGCAACAAAGAATGCTTAATTCCTGTTCATGTGGATGGAGATGGACATTGCCTTGTTCATGCTGTGTCCAGGGCCCTGGTAGGCAGAGAACTGTTCTGGCATGCCTTAAGAGAGAATTTGAAACAGAATTTCAAGCAAAATCTGGATCGCTACAAGGCACTCTTTCAGGATTTTATTGATGCAGCTGAATGGGAGGACATCATCAACGAATGTGACCCCCTTTTTATCCCACCGGAGGGTGTGCCACTGGGACTTCGAAACATTCACATATTTGGCTTGGCTAATGTGCTGCACCGCCCCATAATCTTGTTAGATTCACTGAGTGGAATGAGGAGCTCTGGGGATTACTCTGCAACTTTTCTCCCTGGGCTTGTACCGGAAGAGCAGTGCAAGGGAAAAGATGGAAAGTTCAACAAGCCTATATGCATCGCCTGGAGTAGCTCGGGGCGTAACCACTACATCCCTCTTGTCGGAATAAAAAACACCCTCCTTCCCAAACTGCCGCCGAGGCTTCTCCCCAAAGCTTGGGGGGTCCCGCAGGAGCTCATCAAGAAGTACATTAATTTGGAGCAAGACGGGAGCTGCGTCATCGCGGGAGACAGGAGCTTACAAGACAAGTATGTGATGAGACTGGTCAATGCCATGGAGGAGATCTTCATGGAGAAGCATGGAATCCACCCCTCCCTGGTGGCAGACGTGCATCAGTACGTTTACAGACGGACCGGTATGATCGGCGTTCAACCCGAAGAGGTGACGGAGGCTGCCAAGAAATCAGTCATGGAAAACCGGCTACATCGCTGTCTGATCTGCAATGCACTCTCTGAGCTTCATGTTCTACCTGAGTGGCTGGCTCCAAGTGGTAAGCTCTACAACCTGGCTAAATCCACCCACGGGCAGCTCAGACCCGACAAGAACTACAGCTTTCCCTTGAACAATGTGGTCTGCTCTTACGACCCCGAGAAAGACATCCTCATTCCTGACTACAAACTAAGCACCTTGAACACCTGCAACTGGTGCCACGGCACCTCAGTGCGGCACATCCATGGCAACGGCTCTGTGGTGTACTTAGATGGAGACAGAACCAACACCCGCTCCCAGGGGGGGAAGTGCGGCTGCGGCTTCAAGCActactgggagggaaaggagtatGACAATCTGCCAGAGGCTTTCCCCATCACTCTGGAGTGGGGTGGGCGTGTCGTGAGGGAGACAGTGTACTGGTTCCAGTATGAGGTTGAGGTGACCCTGAACAGCAATGTCTATGATGTTGCCATGAAACTGGTTACCAAGCATTTCCCTGGGGAGTTTGGGAGTGAGCTCCTAGTGCAGAAAGTGGTGAACACCATTTTGCATCACACTGCCAAGAAGAACCCAGATGAGTATAACCCAGTCTCCATTGACGGTGCGCATGCTCAGAGACTCACAGACGTGGTGGAAACCCAACAGGCTGTTGACACACAGCCACCGACTAAGATCATACTAACTGGGCAGAAATCAAAGACCATTCATAAAGAGGAGCTGACCATGAGTAAAGCAGAGCGGAGCCTTCAGCAGAGCATCAGCGAACAGGCCCTAGTGACCCAGAAAAGGAGGACAGATCGACTGAAGCAGGAGCAGAAGGGAGTCCAGGGACATGGGCGGCCGTCCTCTCCGAGTGCTGCTCAGGAACCTTCCTCCTCCGCTCCAGCCACGCCCACCAAATCTTCCTTCTCCCCCACTTCCAGTAAGGAGAAGAAGATCCGTGTCACCACTAGCGACGGGCGGCAGGCCATGCTCACTCTACAGGCTCAAACCACATTTTCTGAGCTCCAGAGGAGCATTGCGAACGAGTTCATTGTGTCTCCAGCCCAGCAATGTATTCGACATGGGTTTCCCCCCAAAGAACTTTTGCCTCCCAAGGATGGAGAGGAGAATGAGCCTGTGGCTCTCCAACATGGGGACAGGGTGACTGTGGAGATCCTGAGAGGTCCAGAGGATCACAAGGTTTCTGCCCCAAGTGCTTCCAGTTCCCATTCATCCCTTCATTCCCTCCACTCTGTGAAGAGTGATGATCCAGTGACTTCCAGCAGAATGAATACTAGCAGAGAGCTGCAGGACAACATTGACCTTGagatgtcctccctctgtctcctagcAACCTTAATGG GAGAAGAAGTCTGGTCATATGCAAAAAAACTGCCTCACTTATTCCAGCAAGGTGGAGTTTTCTTCAACATTGTGAAGAAAGATATGG GCCTGATGGATGGCAAGCACTGCACCCTCCCACACTTGACTGGAAAGACGTTTGTGTACAACGCAGCAGAGGAGTGTCTGGAGCTGTGTGTGGATGCAGCGGGGCACTTCCCCGTGGGCCCTGACGTGGAGGACCTCGTCAAGGAGGCCCTGGTGCAGCTCCGCTCTGAGGCTGCCTCCAGGAGTCGGGAGGGAAGCCCCTCTCACAGCCTGCTGAGGCTCGGAAGTGGAGGTGTGGTGCGCAAGAAGGAGCAGCTCCAGAGTGTCAATGCCTTCCAAGGTAAGGGCCACTCCCTGGGCAGTGCCCCAGGCGGCTCTCACCCTGAACACAAGCCCATCACCCGCCAGCACAGCAGCGGGGTGGACCTGAGCTCCAGCGTCTCGAAGGGACCTGACCTCTCTGACATCTCAGAAGATGCAACCAAGGAGCTGGTGCGCATGGCTCCTGGTTTCGTCACCATGAAAGACAGCCGACACCTAGACCCTAGTATGATCGAAGAACAGAGGAAAAAACTACAGGAGATGGTCTCATCCATCCAAGCCTCCATGGACAGGCACCTGAGGGAGCAGAGCAATGCAGGGGCAGGCACTGGGGGCCCTGCAGAGAGGACAAGTGGGGCTAAGATGAGTGCTTCCCAATCTGCCCCAGAGGTAGGTGACCAGGAAGCCTCTTCTATGGACGTATCTACTGCTGGTGCTCATGGCACACCAGTGAAGGCAGGGAACAAGCCTGATGGAAAGGATGCAGGGTCAGAGGAGCTGGAGGAAATGGATAGCCAGGATGCAGAGCATACCAACGCCCTGGAGCCGATGGATCATTCCTGA